Genomic window (Megamonas funiformis):
GATCATAAACCTACTGCTGAATATATTTATGAACCATCAGCACAATCAGTGCTTGGATATTTATTACCGCAATATATTATTACAACAATATATGCATCATTATTACAATCAGCAGCAAGTGAACTAAGTTCACGTATGAATGCGATGAGCAATGCAACAGATAATGCTGAAGAACTCATCTCTAAACTTGATTTGCATTATAATAAAGTACGTCAGGCTGGTATTACTCGCGAAATTACAGAAATCGTGGGCGGTGCAGAAGCTCTGAAGTAAGGAGGTTTCACCTAAGTGGCAAAAGGTAAAATTGTACAGGTTATTGGACCTGTTGTTGATATAGAGTTTCCGGCAGAATCTTTGCCAGAAATTTTAAATGCTGTAACTATTAAAGGTAAATCTGGTGACATTGATATCGATTTAGTTGTTGAAGTTATGCAACATTTGGGTGACAATGTTACTCGTTGTATCGCTATGAGTTCTACTGACGGTTTGACTCGTGGCATGGAAGCTGAAGATACTGGTGCTCCAATCAGAGTTCCAGTAGGGGAAGCAACTCTTGGTCGTGTATTTAACGTACTTGGAAAAACAGTTGACCATGATGATACTCCTGTAGGCAACAAAGAATTTTGGCCTATTCATCGTCCAGCTCCAAAATTTGATGAACAAGAAACATCTACACAGATTTTAGAAACTGGTATTAAAGTCGTTGACCTTATCGCACCATATTCCCGTGGTGGTAAAATCGGTTTGTTCGGCGGTGCTGGTGTAGGTAAAACAGTTCTTATCATGGAACTTATCCATAATATCGCAACTCAACATGGTGGATATTCTGTATTCTCTGGTGTTGGTGAACGTACTCGTGAAGGTAATGACCTTTGGTCTGAAATGAAAGAATCTGGCGTTATCGATAAAACTGCTTTAGTTTATGGTCAGATGAACGAACCACCTGGAGCACGTATGCGTGTTGCTTTAACTGGTCTTACAATGGCTGAATATTTCCGTGATGTTCAAAATCAGGACGT
Coding sequences:
- the atpD gene encoding F0F1 ATP synthase subunit beta, with the translated sequence MAKGKIVQVIGPVVDIEFPAESLPEILNAVTIKGKSGDIDIDLVVEVMQHLGDNVTRCIAMSSTDGLTRGMEAEDTGAPIRVPVGEATLGRVFNVLGKTVDHDDTPVGNKEFWPIHRPAPKFDEQETSTQILETGIKVVDLIAPYSRGGKIGLFGGAGVGKTVLIMELIHNIATQHGGYSVFSGVGERTREGNDLWSEMKESGVIDKTALVYGQMNEPPGARMRVALTGLTMAEYFRDVQNQDVLLFIDNIFRFIQAGSEVSALLGRMPSAVGYQPTLGTDVGALQERITSTKKGSITSVQAVYVPADDLTDPAPAATFAHLDATTVLSRQIAELGIYPAVDPLDSTSRILDPHVIGEDHYEVARGVQAILQKYNELQDIIAILGMEELSDEDKLTVARARKIQRFLSQPFFVAEQFTGTPGKYVPLKETIRGFKEILAGKYDDLPESAFYMVGSIDEVVEAANKMKKEG